From the genome of Streptomyces sp. NBC_01317, one region includes:
- a CDS encoding putative leader peptide, protein MRLWRRVHMDLVRYAGCVCRPSC, encoded by the coding sequence GTGCGCCTGTGGCGGAGGGTCCATATGGACCTGGTCCGCTACGCGGGCTGCGTCTGTCGCCCGTCCTGCTGA
- a CDS encoding cysteine dioxygenase, whose translation MSSPVRSSAPAQPADGSSTASAAVATAEIPAPAPSGAAPSGVSSRTPAGASRPGPTAAELLDFVRRAAADTELIATLPLDPEGRTWIRLEGPAGSEAWLIGWPPGTGTGWHDHGGSHGALATAAGTLKEDSLAARLPTEGWKTLELADGVDRERQLTAGVGRAFGKHHVHEVRNESESEHAVSVHAYYPPLPMIRRYSRNGAVLRLEQVEGPEDWQ comes from the coding sequence ATGTCTTCACCCGTACGTTCCTCCGCGCCCGCACAGCCCGCCGACGGCTCTTCCACCGCGTCGGCGGCCGTCGCCACCGCGGAGATCCCCGCTCCCGCACCTTCCGGCGCCGCACCTTCCGGCGTCTCGTCTCGCACGCCGGCCGGCGCCTCGCGCCCCGGTCCCACGGCCGCCGAACTGCTCGACTTCGTCCGCCGTGCCGCCGCCGACACCGAGCTGATCGCGACGCTCCCCCTCGATCCCGAGGGCCGTACCTGGATCCGGCTGGAAGGGCCCGCGGGCAGCGAGGCCTGGCTGATCGGCTGGCCGCCCGGCACGGGCACGGGCTGGCACGACCACGGCGGTTCGCACGGCGCGCTCGCCACGGCGGCGGGGACGCTCAAGGAGGATTCGCTGGCGGCCCGGCTGCCCACCGAGGGCTGGAAGACACTGGAGCTGGCCGACGGGGTGGACCGCGAGCGGCAGCTGACGGCGGGCGTGGGCCGGGCGTTCGGCAAGCACCATGTGCACGAGGTACGGAACGAGTCGGAGAGCGAGCACGCCGTTTCCGTACACGCGTACTACCCGCCGCTGCCGATGATAAGGCGTTACAGCCGCAACGGCGCCGTCCTCCGGCTGGAGCAGGTCGAGGGTCCGGAGGACTGGCAGTGA
- a CDS encoding rhodanese-like domain-containing protein — MATGSTTAGAGERVGIDELLERVREGLDRVEAREAFEAAGSGALLVDIRYQALRERDGLIPGALVVERNELEWRLDPQGSHRAAEATSHDLRVVVICNEGYASSLAAVSLRQLGLHRATDLVGGFQAWKAEGLPVTP, encoded by the coding sequence ATAGCCACCGGGTCCACGACCGCCGGCGCCGGTGAGCGGGTCGGGATCGACGAACTGCTGGAGCGGGTCCGCGAGGGGCTCGACCGGGTGGAGGCCCGGGAGGCCTTCGAGGCCGCCGGGAGCGGCGCCCTGCTGGTGGACATCCGCTACCAGGCCCTGCGCGAACGGGACGGGCTGATCCCCGGGGCGCTCGTCGTGGAGCGCAACGAACTGGAGTGGCGTCTCGACCCGCAGGGCAGCCACCGGGCGGCGGAGGCCACGAGCCATGACCTGCGGGTGGTGGTGATCTGCAACGAGGGGTACGCGTCAAGCCTCGCCGCGGTGTCGCTGCGGCAACTGGGACTCCATCGCGCGACCGACCTCGTCGGGGGCTTCCAGGCGTGGAAGGCCGAGGGGCTGCCGGTCACCCCGTGA
- a CDS encoding ABC transporter permease translates to MMLRYAFQTIKDRKAGFLGAFAALMCAAALITACGTLLETGLRGRIAPERYAAAPLIVSADQDVHRTTVKHKGDGETKTKHKAKPVAERAWLSDTILGRVAAVDGVRSAVPELAFPAQPLSGGTDATDGTSYGHAWESAALTPFTLVDGRAPKAADEVVIDRPLARRAGLRPGDRLAVQSTHAPRTYTVSGIAAAQGGDLRQQTSLFFSAAEARRLAGRPGQVTAIAVVPERGTDTGALKTALSRALDGTTAQVTSGDDRGPVEFLGASGARVKLISMGGAMGGTSLLVAILVVVSTFALSIQQRHRELALLRAIAATPRQIRALLGREALLVGAAAGVVGALAGLPLGAWLHGRFVALGAVPATLERVTSVFPAFAAIAVTVLGAWAAARISGRRITRIRPAEAMAEAAVERTRPAWGRLTAGLILLAGGVVLVVVLSTLRTEPASTPVTFLAVVVLATAVSLLGPPLLRAVMVPLAVPLRLAGPGGGLAAANIRAHATRMAAAVTPLALLIGMTCTVLFVQPTLEDAARAQAREGTLAGWVLTSGGPGVPSEAAEQVREVPGVTAVTEVVRTTVRVGLDKYAAQGVTPAGLDRTWDPDLLHGSLKGFGPDTVAVSELAADQLDLRVGSRLRLTLGDGTPAALTVSAVYGRGLGFGDLTVAHDLLAGHMDNPLATTVLVAGDVSGGAGRERERTALSAAVAGFPGVSVLDPAGADRLQAERGQANAEVNFLAMGLVLAFTAIAVVNTLAMSVSERIREFAMLRLAGGTRRQVLRMLRAEALTLLLTATVLGTGISLAVLTAFSAGMTGGAGPSVRPLLYGAVVGAAALLALVATALPGRSALRARPVEVVAAR, encoded by the coding sequence ATGATGCTGCGGTACGCCTTCCAGACGATCAAGGACCGTAAGGCCGGGTTCCTCGGCGCCTTCGCCGCCCTGATGTGCGCCGCCGCGCTCATCACCGCCTGCGGCACCCTCCTGGAGACCGGCTTACGCGGCCGGATCGCCCCCGAGCGCTACGCCGCCGCGCCGCTGATCGTCTCCGCCGACCAGGACGTCCACCGGACGACGGTCAAGCACAAGGGCGACGGCGAGACCAAGACCAAGCACAAGGCGAAGCCCGTCGCCGAGCGCGCCTGGCTGTCCGACACGATCCTCGGCCGGGTCGCGGCCGTCGACGGCGTCCGGTCGGCCGTACCGGAACTGGCCTTCCCCGCCCAGCCGTTGAGCGGCGGTACGGACGCGACGGACGGGACCTCGTACGGCCACGCCTGGGAGTCCGCCGCGCTCACCCCCTTCACCCTGGTCGACGGCCGCGCCCCGAAGGCCGCCGACGAGGTGGTGATCGACCGCCCGCTCGCCCGGCGCGCCGGACTGCGGCCGGGGGACCGGCTGGCAGTCCAGTCCACCCACGCCCCGCGCACCTACACCGTCTCGGGCATCGCCGCCGCCCAAGGCGGCGACCTACGACAGCAGACCTCGCTCTTCTTCTCCGCCGCCGAGGCCCGGCGGCTGGCGGGCCGGCCGGGGCAGGTCACGGCGATCGCGGTGGTGCCGGAACGCGGCACCGACACCGGGGCGTTGAAGACCGCGCTCTCCCGCGCCCTGGACGGCACCACCGCCCAGGTCACCTCCGGTGACGACCGCGGGCCTGTCGAATTCCTCGGCGCCTCCGGCGCCCGGGTGAAACTCATCTCCATGGGCGGCGCGATGGGTGGTACGTCCCTGCTCGTCGCGATCCTCGTCGTCGTCTCCACCTTCGCCCTCTCCATCCAGCAGCGGCACCGCGAACTCGCCCTGCTGCGGGCCATCGCCGCCACCCCCCGCCAGATCCGCGCCCTGCTCGGCCGTGAGGCGCTGCTCGTCGGCGCGGCGGCCGGAGTGGTCGGTGCTCTGGCCGGACTGCCCCTCGGGGCCTGGCTCCACGGCCGTTTCGTCGCCCTGGGCGCCGTACCGGCCACCCTGGAGCGCGTCACCAGCGTCTTCCCGGCCTTCGCCGCCATCGCCGTCACCGTCCTCGGGGCCTGGGCGGCGGCCCGGATCTCCGGCCGCCGCATCACCCGGATCCGCCCGGCGGAGGCGATGGCCGAAGCCGCCGTCGAGCGCACCCGTCCCGCCTGGGGCCGGCTGACCGCCGGACTGATCCTGCTGGCCGGCGGGGTGGTCCTCGTCGTCGTGCTCAGCACGCTGCGCACCGAACCCGCGTCGACCCCCGTGACGTTCCTGGCCGTTGTGGTCCTGGCCACGGCCGTCTCCCTGCTCGGCCCGCCGCTCCTGAGGGCGGTCATGGTGCCGCTCGCCGTCCCCCTCCGGCTCGCCGGGCCCGGCGGCGGGCTCGCCGCCGCGAACATCCGCGCGCATGCCACCCGGATGGCCGCCGCCGTCACCCCGCTGGCCCTGCTGATCGGGATGACCTGCACCGTCCTCTTCGTCCAGCCGACGCTGGAGGACGCCGCCCGGGCGCAGGCCCGCGAAGGGACCCTGGCCGGCTGGGTGCTCACCTCCGGGGGACCGGGGGTCCCGTCGGAAGCGGCCGAACAGGTCCGTGAGGTCCCGGGCGTCACGGCGGTCACGGAGGTGGTGCGGACCACGGTCCGCGTCGGTCTCGACAAGTACGCGGCCCAGGGCGTCACCCCCGCAGGACTGGACCGGACCTGGGACCCGGACCTGCTCCACGGCTCGCTCAAGGGGTTCGGCCCGGACACGGTGGCCGTCAGCGAACTCGCCGCCGATCAGCTGGACCTGCGGGTGGGTTCCCGCCTGCGGCTGACGCTCGGCGACGGTACGCCGGCCGCCCTCACCGTCTCCGCCGTCTACGGACGCGGTCTCGGCTTCGGCGATCTGACCGTCGCGCACGACCTGTTGGCCGGTCATATGGACAACCCGCTCGCCACGACGGTCCTCGTCGCGGGTGACGTCTCAGGAGGCGCGGGCCGGGAGCGGGAGCGGACGGCGCTGAGCGCGGCCGTCGCAGGGTTCCCCGGCGTGAGCGTCCTCGATCCGGCCGGTGCCGACCGTCTCCAGGCGGAACGGGGGCAGGCCAACGCCGAGGTCAACTTCCTCGCCATGGGGCTGGTGCTGGCCTTCACCGCGATCGCCGTCGTCAACACGCTCGCCATGTCGGTCTCGGAGCGGATCAGGGAGTTCGCGATGCTCCGCCTGGCCGGCGGCACGCGCCGCCAGGTCCTGCGGATGCTGCGCGCCGAGGCACTCACGCTCCTGCTGACCGCCACCGTGCTCGGCACGGGCATCTCCCTCGCCGTCCTGACCGCGTTCAGCGCCGGGATGACGGGCGGGGCGGGTCCCTCGGTACGACCGCTGCTGTACGGGGCCGTCGTCGGCGCCGCCGCGCTGCTCGCGCTGGTGGCGACCGCACTGCCCGGCAGGTCCGCACTGAGGGCCCGGCCGGTGGAGGTGGTCGCCGCCCGGTAG
- a CDS encoding ArsR/SmtB family transcription factor produces the protein MAQEPRRPAMTDLASLKALAQPRRQQILERLTLHGPATSAILARALGLNTGATSYHLRELARYGFVEETDGATPRRERWWRAVPGDRRFPPRSRQSPEMRLLMDELNHQAYAADLDLFERLQRESDALGDWADAFPYSRGTMRLTRDELAEFFEEYIALLDRYKRAGELTPPGARPVLTRLLAFPAPDAPAPSHGVPGTTDETDAS, from the coding sequence ATGGCACAGGAACCCCGCCGCCCCGCGATGACCGACCTCGCCTCGCTCAAGGCGCTCGCGCAGCCCCGGCGGCAGCAGATACTCGAACGGCTGACCCTGCACGGGCCCGCGACCTCGGCGATCCTCGCCCGCGCGCTCGGGCTCAACACCGGAGCCACCAGCTACCACCTCCGTGAGCTGGCCCGTTACGGCTTCGTCGAGGAGACCGACGGCGCGACTCCCCGCAGGGAGCGCTGGTGGCGGGCCGTCCCCGGCGACCGGCGGTTTCCGCCGCGCAGCCGCCAGAGCCCCGAGATGCGCCTCCTCATGGACGAGTTGAACCACCAGGCGTACGCGGCGGACCTCGACCTCTTCGAACGGCTGCAACGGGAGAGCGACGCCCTGGGCGACTGGGCGGACGCCTTCCCGTACTCGCGCGGCACGATGCGGCTCACCCGCGACGAACTGGCCGAGTTCTTCGAGGAGTACATCGCGCTCCTCGACCGCTACAAACGGGCCGGCGAACTGACCCCGCCCGGTGCGCGTCCCGTGCTCACCCGGCTGCTCGCCTTCCCGGCCCCCGACGCCCCCGCTCCCTCCCACGGCGTCCCCGGTACCACCGACGAGACGGACGCGTCATGA
- the recX gene encoding recombination regulator RecX, with product MVHVRGRPARPGQGERAELPQGQSRPRRRDREEDPGEARHRCQAGGGGRHRRAGRGGDLRHGVRCGHRGRGPGEVGAGSCHQGQVGQGSSGQELVRPMPYAKRRRTDRPGGSPDPDSSGAGQELPPQDPAERARAICLRLLTGTPRTRKQLADALEKREIPEDVAEEVLSRFEDVGLIDDAAFAGAWVESRHHGRGLARRALARELRTKGVDATLIDEAVGQLDSEREEATARELVARKLRSTRGLERDKRLRRLAGMLARKGYGEGMALRVVKQALEEEGEDTEGLDEELY from the coding sequence CTGGTACACGTACGAGGGCGACCAGCTCGGCCAGGGCAAGGAGAACGCGCGGAACTTCCTCAAGGACAATCCCGACCTCGCCGACGAGATCGAGAAGAAGATCCTGGAGAAGCTCGGCATCGGTGTCAGGCCGGAGGCGGCGGCCGTCACCGCCGAGCCGGCCGCGGCGGCGATCTCCGCCACGGCGTCAGGTGCGGCCACCGCGGCCGAGGACCCGGCGAAGTCGGTGCCGGCTCCTGCCACCAAGGCCAAGTCGGCCAAGGCAGTAGCGGCCAAGAGCTAGTTCGTCCGATGCCTTATGCGAAGAGGCGGCGAACGGACCGGCCGGGCGGCAGCCCCGACCCGGACTCGTCGGGAGCCGGGCAGGAGCTGCCGCCCCAGGATCCGGCCGAGCGGGCGCGGGCGATCTGTCTGCGCCTGCTCACGGGCACCCCCCGCACCCGGAAACAGCTGGCGGACGCGCTGGAGAAGCGGGAGATCCCCGAGGACGTGGCGGAAGAAGTCCTCTCCCGCTTCGAGGACGTGGGGCTCATCGACGACGCCGCGTTCGCGGGCGCGTGGGTGGAGTCCCGGCACCACGGCCGGGGCCTGGCCCGGCGTGCCCTGGCCCGTGAGCTGCGGACCAAAGGCGTGGACGCGACCCTGATCGACGAAGCGGTCGGACAGCTCGACTCCGAGCGGGAGGAGGCGACCGCCCGCGAACTGGTCGCCCGCAAGCTCCGGTCCACCCGCGGCCTGGAGCGCGACAAACGGCTCCGCCGGCTCGCGGGCATGCTGGCCCGCAAGGGGTACGGAGAGGGCATGGCGCTGCGCGTGGTCAAACAGGCGCTGGAGGAGGAGGGCGAGGACACGGAAGGGCTGGACGAGGAGTTGTACTGA
- a CDS encoding MFS transporter, with the protein MLPTLTVLALGASVVGTSELGIAGLLPAIGADLAVSVGAAGTLVSVYALAVVVAGPLLTLVLRRAPRRQVLLGALGALAVGNGVTAVAAGFPLLLAARAFTGAAAAVYAVTALGTATALVGPERRGRAVAVVFGGITVSGVVGVPASTLLGDVVGWRGVYGGLAALGAAVLFAARLLVPSTPGPPSAPASPSGTKAQLAALVRGRMPYTFVGNAAVTAGHYTASTYFVVLLTRRTDLGPATAALLLLTGGVAATLGNAAGGAGADRRTRRTLLVAAVTLALCLGVVPAVMTGPALTWLTALVWSAAFSAFSTAAQAGVDRRAGPGAQLAGAVNISVFNTGIAAGSAVGGAVLGRAGFTGVHLAAAALVVAGLAAVLHAQPRDTPSDPGPVRGRRGAGGCRQTRAKPAEATPTPTVRKSSQIPVRRPAEFRP; encoded by the coding sequence GTGTTGCCGACTCTGACCGTGCTCGCCCTCGGCGCGTCGGTGGTGGGCACGAGTGAGCTGGGAATCGCGGGGCTGCTCCCCGCCATCGGCGCCGACCTGGCGGTCTCCGTCGGTGCGGCGGGCACGCTCGTCTCCGTGTACGCGCTGGCGGTGGTGGTGGCGGGGCCCCTACTCACCCTTGTCCTGAGGAGGGCGCCTCGACGGCAGGTGCTGCTCGGCGCGTTGGGCGCGCTCGCCGTGGGGAACGGTGTGACCGCTGTGGCCGCCGGGTTCCCTCTCCTGCTCGCCGCGCGGGCGTTCACCGGTGCGGCGGCCGCCGTCTACGCCGTGACGGCGCTCGGCACGGCGACGGCGCTGGTGGGCCCCGAGCGGCGGGGCCGTGCGGTGGCCGTCGTCTTCGGCGGCATCACGGTCTCCGGCGTCGTCGGCGTCCCGGCGAGCACGCTGCTGGGGGACGTCGTGGGGTGGCGCGGGGTGTACGGCGGGCTGGCGGCCCTGGGGGCGGCCGTGCTGTTCGCGGCGAGGCTGCTGGTGCCCTCCACCCCCGGCCCGCCTTCGGCTCCCGCCTCACCGTCCGGTACGAAGGCGCAGCTGGCGGCGCTGGTCCGGGGGCGGATGCCGTACACCTTCGTGGGCAACGCCGCTGTCACGGCGGGCCACTACACGGCGTCCACGTACTTCGTCGTCCTCCTGACCCGCCGTACGGACCTCGGCCCGGCCACGGCGGCCCTCCTGCTGCTCACCGGCGGCGTGGCCGCCACGCTCGGCAACGCGGCCGGTGGTGCGGGCGCGGACCGCCGTACCCGCCGCACCCTGCTGGTCGCGGCGGTCACGCTCGCCCTGTGCCTGGGCGTGGTCCCCGCGGTGATGACCGGTCCGGCCCTGACCTGGCTCACGGCCCTGGTCTGGTCCGCGGCGTTCAGCGCGTTCAGCACCGCCGCGCAGGCGGGTGTGGACCGGCGGGCCGGTCCCGGGGCGCAGCTCGCCGGGGCGGTCAACATCTCCGTGTTCAACACCGGCATCGCGGCGGGCTCCGCCGTGGGCGGCGCGGTCCTGGGCCGGGCCGGCTTCACCGGCGTCCATCTCGCCGCCGCGGCCCTGGTGGTGGCGGGACTCGCGGCGGTCCTCCACGCCCAGCCCCGGGACACCCCGTCCGACCCGGGCCCGGTTCGCGGCCGTCGCGGGGCCGGTGGGTGCCGTCAGACAAGGGCGAAGCCGGCTGAGGCCACGCCCACCCCCACGGTGAGGAAGAGCAGCCAGATCCCGGTCCGGCGGCCGGCGGAGTTCCGTCCGTAG
- a CDS encoding YnfA family protein, with protein MYVARSLALFVVAALFEIGGAWLVWQGVREHKGWIWIGAGVIALGLYGFAATLQPDGQFGRILAAYGGVFVAGSILWGVVADGYRPDRYDITGASICLVGMAVLMFAPRGH; from the coding sequence GTGTACGTAGCGCGTTCGCTCGCCCTGTTCGTGGTTGCCGCGCTGTTCGAGATCGGTGGAGCCTGGCTCGTCTGGCAGGGGGTGCGCGAGCACAAGGGCTGGATCTGGATCGGCGCCGGCGTCATCGCGCTCGGCCTGTACGGCTTCGCGGCGACCCTCCAGCCGGACGGGCAGTTCGGCCGGATCCTGGCGGCGTACGGCGGCGTCTTCGTGGCAGGATCGATCCTGTGGGGCGTGGTCGCCGACGGCTACCGCCCGGACCGTTACGACATCACCGGTGCGTCGATCTGCCTGGTCGGCATGGCCGTTCTCATGTTCGCGCCGCGCGGCCACTGA
- a CDS encoding AI-2E family transporter, producing the protein MPHWLPRAMILALGLVACFQLGSWAFHQLIGLLINVLIAFFLALAVEPAVSRMASSGMRRGLATFLVFFGVVVASVGFVVMLGSILAGQIIQIVESFPAYLDSLINWLNENFHTELSRVAVQDSLLHSDWLQRYVQNSATGVLDVSTTVLGGLFRLLTIFLFSFYFAADGPRLRRGLCSVLPPAKQAEVLRAWEIAVEKTGGYIYSRGLMALISGVAHYVLLATLGVPYAPVLAVWVGLVSQFIPTIGTYLAGALPMLIAFTVAPWYALWVLGFVLLYQQFENYVLQPKLTAKTVDIHPAVAFGSVIAGTALLGAVGALIAIPAIATLQAFLGAYVKRYAVMDDPRVHGTRPRGGGAVLGWARRRRLGRRR; encoded by the coding sequence ATGCCCCATTGGCTGCCGCGCGCCATGATCCTGGCGCTGGGACTCGTCGCCTGTTTCCAGCTGGGCAGTTGGGCGTTCCATCAGCTCATCGGACTGCTGATCAACGTACTGATCGCGTTCTTCCTGGCGCTGGCGGTCGAACCGGCCGTCAGCCGCATGGCGTCGAGCGGGATGCGGCGTGGACTCGCCACGTTCCTGGTCTTCTTCGGTGTGGTGGTCGCGAGCGTCGGCTTCGTCGTGATGCTCGGCTCGATACTGGCCGGCCAGATCATCCAGATCGTCGAGTCCTTCCCCGCGTACCTCGACTCGCTGATCAACTGGCTCAACGAGAACTTCCACACCGAGCTGTCCCGGGTCGCGGTCCAGGACAGCCTCCTGCACTCCGACTGGCTCCAGCGGTACGTCCAGAACAGCGCCACCGGGGTGCTCGACGTCTCCACCACCGTGCTCGGCGGGCTGTTCCGACTGCTGACGATCTTCCTGTTCTCGTTCTACTTCGCGGCCGACGGCCCCCGGCTGCGGCGCGGACTGTGCTCCGTCCTGCCGCCCGCCAAGCAGGCCGAGGTGCTGCGCGCGTGGGAGATCGCGGTCGAGAAGACCGGCGGCTACATCTACTCCCGCGGGCTGATGGCCCTCATCTCGGGGGTCGCCCACTACGTCCTGCTGGCGACCCTGGGGGTGCCGTACGCGCCGGTGCTCGCGGTGTGGGTGGGGCTGGTGTCGCAGTTCATCCCGACCATCGGTACGTATCTGGCGGGCGCCCTGCCGATGCTGATCGCCTTCACCGTGGCCCCCTGGTACGCGCTCTGGGTGCTCGGATTCGTGCTGCTCTACCAGCAGTTCGAGAACTACGTCCTCCAGCCCAAGCTCACCGCCAAGACCGTCGACATCCACCCGGCGGTGGCCTTCGGCTCGGTCATCGCGGGTACGGCCCTGCTGGGCGCGGTCGGCGCGCTGATCGCGATCCCGGCGATCGCCACGCTCCAGGCGTTCCTGGGGGCGTACGTGAAGCGGTACGCGGTGATGGACGACCCGAGGGTGCACGGCACGCGGCCGCGCGGCGGCGGGGCGGTCCTGGGGTGGGCGAGGCGCAGGAGGCTGGGGCGGCGGCGGTGA
- a CDS encoding DUF3046 domain-containing protein, whose product MRLTIFWERMADHFGVAYAESFARDHVMAELGGRTVYGALEAGWETKDVWRAVCAAMDIPAEKR is encoded by the coding sequence ATGCGCTTGACGATTTTCTGGGAGCGGATGGCGGACCACTTCGGCGTCGCGTACGCCGAGTCCTTCGCCCGCGATCATGTGATGGCCGAGCTGGGGGGTCGTACGGTGTACGGCGCGCTTGAGGCGGGCTGGGAGACGAAGGACGTGTGGCGGGCGGTCTGCGCCGCGATGGACATCCCGGCGGAGAAGCGGTGA
- a CDS encoding AzlD domain-containing protein — protein sequence MNIWIAIGVTAVGCYLVKLVGLLVPEGALERPLVQKLAALLPVALLAALTAQQTFSLDGSLVVDARGAGLAAAALALVLRAPFLVVVGAAVLVTAGVRALGG from the coding sequence TTGAACATCTGGATCGCCATCGGGGTGACAGCCGTGGGCTGTTATCTCGTCAAGCTGGTGGGTCTGCTGGTGCCCGAGGGGGCGCTCGAACGACCTCTCGTACAGAAGCTCGCCGCGCTGCTCCCCGTCGCCCTCCTGGCCGCGCTCACCGCGCAGCAGACGTTCAGTCTCGACGGCTCGCTCGTCGTGGACGCGCGGGGCGCGGGACTCGCGGCGGCGGCGCTCGCGCTGGTCCTGCGTGCCCCCTTCCTGGTGGTCGTGGGGGCGGCGGTGCTGGTCACGGCGGGGGTACGGGCCCTGGGAGGCTGA
- a CDS encoding AzlC family ABC transporter permease: MGVGIAVGLSGFAFGVTSAGAGLTVLQSCALSLLVFTGASQFALVGALAAGGNPLTAAAGAFFLGVRNAFYGLRLSQLLRLPGPVRPFAAQWVIDETTAVALAQPTRRGARIGFTVTGLSLYVLWNLTTLAGALGAEALGDTDAWGLDAAGPAVFLALLAPMLRTATERTVAGLAVVLGLGFLPVLPGGVPVLVAALAAPAALYVQGVHGRRKEAGR; the protein is encoded by the coding sequence CTGGGGGTCGGGATCGCCGTCGGGCTCTCCGGTTTCGCCTTCGGCGTCACCTCCGCCGGCGCGGGCCTCACCGTCCTCCAGAGCTGCGCGCTCAGCCTGCTGGTCTTCACCGGCGCCTCCCAGTTCGCCCTGGTCGGAGCCCTGGCGGCGGGCGGCAATCCGCTGACCGCAGCGGCCGGCGCGTTTTTCCTCGGTGTACGCAACGCGTTCTACGGACTCAGGCTGTCGCAGCTGCTGCGGCTGCCCGGTCCCGTACGGCCCTTCGCCGCCCAGTGGGTCATCGACGAGACCACGGCGGTCGCCCTCGCCCAGCCCACCCGGCGCGGCGCCAGGATCGGCTTCACCGTCACCGGACTCAGCCTCTACGTCCTCTGGAACCTCACCACGCTCGCCGGGGCGCTCGGCGCCGAGGCCCTGGGGGACACCGACGCGTGGGGCCTCGACGCGGCAGGACCCGCCGTCTTCCTCGCGCTGCTGGCTCCCATGCTGCGGACGGCGACCGAGCGGACGGTCGCGGGTCTGGCCGTCGTCCTCGGGCTGGGCTTCCTGCCGGTGCTGCCCGGCGGTGTCCCCGTCCTGGTCGCGGCGCTGGCCGCGCCCGCCGCGCTCTACGTCCAAGGTGTGCACGGCCGCAGAAAGGAAGCAGGGCGTTGA
- a CDS encoding AraC family transcriptional regulator has product MVARERARHWNYADLPGVDLLRAHYIHKTFLRHTHETFVIAAITEGVEIFHHGGGDQYAGPGSLALVNPETPHTGHAQDPEGWQYGAVYPSADVVAAIAAETTTIRGTPGFTAPVFDDPYTVRLVHQVLRAADEGNALAADTLLRVAVTRLLRLNGGTLQQRQVRGAGAGIAARARAVLEERMADPPSLERLAADLGTGPFALLRAFRDSYGLPPHTWLTDARVRRARRLLDAGTAPAEAAVAVGFSDQPHLNRHFTRIVGVPPGAYSRERRPVR; this is encoded by the coding sequence ATGGTGGCACGGGAGCGGGCACGGCACTGGAACTACGCCGACCTGCCGGGGGTCGACCTGTTGCGTGCGCACTACATCCACAAGACGTTCCTCCGGCACACCCACGAGACGTTTGTCATCGCCGCGATCACCGAGGGCGTCGAGATCTTCCACCACGGCGGTGGCGACCAGTACGCCGGACCCGGGTCCCTCGCGCTGGTCAACCCCGAGACGCCGCACACCGGCCACGCCCAGGATCCCGAGGGCTGGCAGTACGGGGCCGTCTACCCGTCGGCCGACGTGGTCGCCGCCATCGCGGCCGAGACGACGACGATCCGCGGGACCCCCGGTTTCACGGCCCCGGTCTTCGACGACCCGTACACCGTCCGGTTGGTGCACCAGGTGCTCCGCGCGGCCGACGAGGGCAACGCCCTGGCCGCCGACACCCTGCTGCGGGTCGCCGTGACCCGCCTCCTGCGGCTCAACGGCGGCACGCTCCAGCAGCGGCAGGTACGGGGCGCGGGGGCCGGGATCGCGGCACGCGCGCGTGCCGTGCTGGAGGAGCGGATGGCCGACCCGCCCTCCCTGGAGCGGCTCGCGGCGGACCTCGGGACCGGTCCGTTCGCGCTGCTGAGGGCGTTCAGGGACTCGTACGGCCTGCCTCCGCACACCTGGCTGACCGACGCGCGTGTGCGGCGGGCCCGCCGTCTCCTGGACGCGGGCACCGCCCCGGCGGAGGCGGCCGTCGCCGTCGGCTTCTCCGACCAGCCGCACCTCAACCGGCACTTCACCCGCATCGTCGGCGTGCCGCCGGGCGCCTACAGCAGGGAGCGGCGGCCCGTACGGTGA